In Leucoraja erinacea ecotype New England chromosome 12, Leri_hhj_1, whole genome shotgun sequence, one DNA window encodes the following:
- the rbm41 gene encoding RNA-binding protein 41, translating into MRRVSSRICYDEDVEPEDLETEGERQLQNLLKHQLDTTVSLEECIAKKKCFTPSALYKPFGEQAAGVLSLSQFQTLQDGDGEIAALRDLGLTDREIQLWQERESLVKFSGLGADPAAVQQRLRAIEEKIEERQRLLSLPQRFAGSKQLNRREMEIEKAMFQGTDRHTFLKALYYQDEKYVKDQNDPINQLEMMLLKFKNDTVGMEENPKNRPGSSTEIPSTATSEGVGFGEMTSLLIPPQHELSVVDQYEHQNTKRLSVNVPIRTLPSTGTQCPQKITQHVEAVSIEEIRRNKLSEEEIRMIPRFSNYNPGQPSRVLYLKNLNSKATLEDLFSLFVSFQQKDGPQLLFRLLTGRMKGQAFITFPSVELAMEALNMVNGYNLMGKPIIIEYGQNRSDQ; encoded by the exons GGTTAGTAGTCGTATTTGCTATGATGAGGACGTTGAACCAGAGGATCTGGAAACAGAAGGAGAGAGGCAGCTACAAAACCTGTTGAAGCACCAGCTAGACACAACTGTATCACTTGAAGA ATGCATAGCTAAGAAGAAATGCTTTACTCCAAGTGCTTTATACAAGCCTTTTGGGGAGCAGGCAGCAGGTGTGTTGAGTCTGTCACAATTCCAGACTCTACaggatggagatggggagatTGCTGCACTGAGAGACCTTGGACTTACTGACAGGGAAATACAACTCTGGCAAGAAAGGGAATCTCTAGTCAAG TTCTCAGGGCTTGGAGCAGATCCAGCAGCTGTGCAGCAGAGGCTCCGTGCCATTGAAGAAAAGATTGAGGAGCGCCAACGACTTCTGTCATTGCCGCAGAGATTTGCTGGAAGTAAACAGTTGAataggagagagatggagattgAAAAAGCCATGTTCCAAGGAACTGACCGACATACTTTTCTGAAAGCACTCTACTACCAAG ATGAAAAATATGTAAAAGATCAGAATGATCCAATCAACCAATTGGAAATGATGTTATTAAAATTCAAAAATGATACAGTTGGAATGGAAGAAAATCCAAAAAACAGGCCAGGGTCGTCCACAGAAATTCCTTCCACAGCCACAAGTGAAGGAGTTGGTTTTGGAGAAATGACTAGCCTGCTTATTCCACCACAACATGAGCTCAGTGTTGTCGACCAATATGAACATCAGAATACCAAAAGACTTTCTGTCAATGTGCCTATCAGAACCCTCCCCAGCACTGGAACCCAGTGTCCTCAAAAAATCACACAGCATGTGGAAGCTGTTTCCATAGAAGAGATTCGAAGGAACAAACTTTCTGAGGAGGAAATCAGAATGATTCCCAGATTTTCAAACTATAACCCGGGACAACCAAGCAGG GTTTTGTACTTGAAAAATCTGAATTCAAAAGCCACATTGGAAGATCTGTTTTCCTTATTTGTTTCATTCCAACAAAAGGATGGCCCTCAGCTCCTTTTCCGGTTACTGACAGGTCGAATGAAGGGACAGGCGTTCATCACCTTCCCAA GTGTCGAATTGGCAATGGAAGCGCTCAACATGGTGAATGGCTATAATCTAATGGGCAAGCCAATTATCATTGAGTATGGGCAGAATCGATCTGACCAGTGA